One genomic region from Shewanella aestuarii encodes:
- the thrS gene encoding threonine--tRNA ligase: MPVITLPDGSKREFANPVSTLDVAADIGPGLAKACIAGRVNGELKDACDLITTDSDLSIITAKDEEGVEILRHSCAHLLGHAIKQLWPQTKMAIGPVIDNGFYYDIDLDHKLTQEDIDALEKRMLQLAKTNYDVVKRVVSWQEARDAFSERGEDYKIAILDENISKDATPALYHHEEYTDMCRGPHVPNMRFCQHFKLMSVAGAYWRGNSDNKMLQRVYGTAWADKKALKTHLTRLEEAAKRDHRKIGKQLDLYHMQEEAPGMVFWHNDGWSLFLELEKFIRQKLGQYTYQEVKGPLMMDRVLWERSGHWDKYSEAMFTTNSENREYAVKPMNCPGHVQIFNQGLKSYRDLPLRMAEFGCCHRNEPSGSLHGLMRVRGFTQDDAHIFCTDEQVQKEVSACIQMVYDTYATFGFENIVVKLSTRPEKRIGDDAMWDRAEEALKQALAANNIEFEILPGEGAFYGPKIEFTLHDCLDRAWQCGTVQLDYALPTRLGATYVAEDNSRQTPVMIHRAILGSLERFLGILIEEYAGKFPTWLAPMQVVVMNITDKQSEYVEEIVKFFKEQGIRASFDLRNEKIGFKIREHTLRRVPYLLVVGDQEMENKEIAVRTRDGIDLGKLKIEDFATKIRQQISLRSLKLLEE; encoded by the coding sequence ATGCCTGTTATTACATTGCCTGATGGCAGCAAACGCGAGTTTGCCAATCCTGTTTCTACTCTTGATGTTGCTGCCGATATAGGCCCTGGTCTTGCAAAAGCTTGTATCGCTGGTCGCGTCAATGGCGAATTAAAAGATGCTTGTGATTTAATCACTACAGATTCGGATTTATCTATCATCACGGCTAAAGATGAAGAGGGTGTTGAAATCCTTCGTCACTCTTGCGCACATTTATTAGGCCATGCAATTAAGCAATTATGGCCACAAACTAAAATGGCGATTGGTCCTGTAATCGATAATGGTTTTTACTATGATATCGATCTTGACCATAAGTTAACTCAAGAAGACATCGACGCTTTAGAAAAGCGTATGCTTCAGTTAGCTAAAACAAATTATGACGTGGTTAAGCGTGTAGTATCTTGGCAAGAAGCGCGTGATGCATTTAGTGAACGCGGTGAAGACTATAAAATTGCCATCTTAGATGAAAACATCAGTAAAGATGCCACACCAGCTTTATATCACCACGAAGAATATACCGACATGTGTCGTGGTCCTCATGTACCTAACATGCGTTTTTGCCAACACTTTAAATTAATGAGTGTTGCAGGTGCATATTGGCGTGGTAATTCAGACAACAAAATGTTGCAACGTGTTTATGGTACAGCATGGGCCGATAAAAAAGCCCTAAAAACACATTTAACCCGTTTAGAAGAAGCTGCCAAGCGTGACCATCGTAAGATTGGCAAACAGCTTGATTTATATCATATGCAAGAAGAAGCACCTGGTATGGTGTTCTGGCACAATGATGGCTGGAGCTTATTCTTAGAGCTTGAAAAATTTATTCGTCAAAAACTTGGTCAATACACTTATCAAGAAGTGAAGGGTCCATTGATGATGGATCGCGTGTTGTGGGAGCGTTCAGGCCACTGGGATAAATACTCAGAAGCTATGTTTACCACCAACAGCGAAAACCGTGAATATGCCGTTAAACCAATGAATTGTCCTGGTCATGTGCAAATCTTCAATCAAGGTTTAAAATCTTACCGTGATTTACCGCTGCGTATGGCTGAATTTGGCTGCTGTCATCGTAATGAGCCTTCAGGTTCATTGCATGGATTAATGCGCGTTCGTGGCTTTACCCAAGATGATGCACATATTTTCTGTACTGATGAACAAGTACAAAAAGAAGTGAGCGCCTGTATTCAAATGGTATATGACACATATGCTACTTTTGGATTCGAAAATATCGTTGTTAAATTATCAACTCGCCCTGAAAAGCGAATTGGTGATGATGCAATGTGGGACCGTGCTGAAGAAGCATTAAAACAAGCTCTTGCTGCTAATAATATCGAATTTGAGATATTGCCAGGTGAAGGCGCTTTTTACGGACCTAAGATTGAGTTCACATTACACGATTGTTTAGATCGTGCTTGGCAGTGTGGTACTGTACAATTAGATTACGCATTACCTACTCGTTTGGGGGCAACTTACGTTGCAGAAGACAATAGTCGTCAAACACCGGTAATGATCCATCGTGCTATTTTAGGGTCTTTAGAACGTTTTCTCGGTATTTTGATTGAAGAATATGCTGGTAAATTCCCAACTTGGCTTGCTCCAATGCAAGTTGTTGTAATGAATATTACTGACAAACAGTCTGAATACGTTGAAGAAATTGTTAAATTCTTCAAAGAACAGGGAATTAGAGCATCTTTTGACTTGAGGAATGAGAAAATAGGCTTTAAAATACGCGAACACACACTTAGACGTGTGCCTTATTTATTGGTCGTTGGTGATCAAGAAATGGAAAATAAGGAAATCGCGGTGCGTACACGTGATGGTATCGATTTAGGTAAGTTAAAAATAGAAGATTTTGCTACCAAGATACGTCAACAGATTTCGCTCCGTAGTCTCAAATTGTTGGAGGAATAG
- the infC gene encoding translation initiation factor IF-3, with protein MKIKRTAGRQAAPNRINEEITGVPEVRLSGLDGEAIGIVSIKEAQNIADEAGVDLVEISPNAEPPVCRIMDYGKFLFDKAKAQKEQKKKQKQVQVKEIKFRPGTDENDYQVKLRNLIRFLEDGDKAKITLRFRGREMAHQNLGMDLLNRIKADLEEYAVVESFPKMEGRQAIMVLAPKKK; from the coding sequence ATAAAGATCAAAAGAACAGCAGGGCGACAAGCCGCGCCTAATAGAATCAATGAAGAAATCACCGGTGTTCCAGAAGTCCGTTTATCGGGCTTAGATGGTGAAGCCATTGGTATCGTTAGTATTAAAGAAGCTCAAAATATTGCAGATGAAGCAGGGGTAGACCTTGTTGAAATTAGCCCTAATGCTGAGCCTCCTGTTTGTCGCATAATGGACTACGGTAAGTTCCTATTTGATAAGGCAAAAGCCCAAAAGGAACAAAAGAAGAAGCAGAAACAGGTCCAGGTTAAGGAAATTAAATTCCGTCCTGGCACTGATGAAAACGACTATCAGGTAAAACTACGCAACCTGATTCGTTTTCTAGAAGATGGGGACAAAGCGAAAATTACGCTGCGTTTCCGTGGTCGCGAAATGGCACACCAAAACCTAGGTATGGATCTTTTGAATCGTATCAAGGCAGATTTGGAAGAGTATGCGGTTGTCGAATCTTTCCCGAAAATGGAAGGTCGTCAAGCAATTATGGTGCTAGCACCTAAAAAGAAATAG
- the rpmI gene encoding 50S ribosomal protein L35, translating to MPKMKTDKGVQKRFRKTANGFKRKQAHLRHILTKKSTKRKRHLRAKCLVAKSDVPAIARQLPYA from the coding sequence ATGCCTAAAATGAAAACAGACAAGGGTGTACAAAAGCGCTTCAGAAAAACCGCTAATGGTTTCAAGCGTAAACAAGCACACTTACGTCATATTTTGACCAAGAAGAGCACTAAGCGTAAACGTCACTTACGTGCTAAATGTTTAGTAGCTAAGTCTGATGTGCCAGCAATTGCACGTCAACTACCATACGCTTAA
- the rplT gene encoding 50S ribosomal protein L20 yields the protein MPRVKRGVTARARHKKVLKLAKGYYGARSRTYRVAVQAVTKAGQYAYRDRRQKKRQFRQLWIARINAASRQNGLSYSRFINGLKKASIEIDRKILADIAVFDKVVFATLVEKAKEALTK from the coding sequence ATGCCTAGAGTTAAGCGTGGTGTAACCGCTCGTGCTCGTCACAAGAAAGTACTTAAATTAGCTAAAGGTTATTATGGCGCTCGTAGCCGTACTTACCGTGTTGCTGTTCAAGCAGTAACAAAAGCTGGTCAATATGCTTACCGTGACCGTCGTCAAAAGAAACGTCAATTCCGTCAATTATGGATTGCACGTATCAATGCGGCTTCTCGTCAAAATGGTCTGTCTTACAGCCGTTTCATCAACGGTCTGAAAAAGGCGTCTATCGAAATCGATCGTAAGATTTTGGCTGACATCGCTGTATTCGACAAAGTTGTATTTGCAACTTTAGTTGAAAAAGCAAAAGAAGCTTTAACTAAGTAA
- a CDS encoding ATP-dependent DNA helicase: MHEFSDDGALARHVHQYRSRQSQTDMAIEVSQVIASRENLILEAGTGVGKTYAYLIPALLSGKQIVVSTGSKNLQEQLFLKDLPALLSMLDIHPRIALLKGRSNYLCQLRLDKQMQQASHCHEDLLDDLLKINQWAALSTNGDIGNLTSVSEHSAVIPYVVSSKESCTGKKCEFYEACFTRKARVNAMDAKLVVVNHHLFFADRLLKDTGFAELLPDPDVVIFDEAHLVPDICISYFGNHVGSREIDKLLNQIMTIHKQNIRDSIQLEQLSQRALLQLGNWHNEMFNFGATDWRQVLANKSLMMASWQLHKMLAELANNMQHHIGRDEELDIAFERLIALNDKLKDYFECQDPQAAYSIEYGPRFISLRSSPINVAKQCEQLFDKNTSWIFTSATLQVNRQLEHFAKELGLVNSKQVILDSPFDYPNQALFCVPRHLGKVGQNQQSIKRLVEVCVQAINAAQGRTFILFTSHHMLEQVAQMLRSQVAYPLLVQGQASKQSLFNKFRQLGNGVLLGTGSFWEGVDVRGKLLSCVIIDKLPFVSPEDTLYRARAANAERQGLDPFTHISLPQAVISLKQGVGRLIRDEKDRGVLILCDNRIVNRDYGQAFINSLPPMQRTRDLDSALHFLKQIP; encoded by the coding sequence ATTCATGAGTTTAGTGACGATGGTGCATTAGCTCGGCATGTTCATCAATATCGCAGTCGACAAAGTCAAACTGATATGGCTATCGAAGTCAGTCAAGTTATCGCTAGTAGAGAAAATTTGATTTTAGAAGCGGGAACCGGTGTAGGTAAAACCTATGCTTATTTGATCCCCGCATTACTTAGTGGCAAGCAAATTGTGGTCAGTACAGGCAGTAAAAACCTGCAAGAGCAATTGTTTTTAAAAGACTTGCCCGCATTATTGTCGATGTTAGATATTCATCCTCGAATTGCCTTATTAAAAGGGCGTAGTAATTACTTGTGCCAATTAAGGCTTGATAAGCAAATGCAGCAAGCGAGTCATTGTCACGAAGATTTACTGGATGATTTATTAAAAATCAATCAGTGGGCTGCTTTAAGTACTAATGGCGATATTGGTAATCTCACATCCGTTTCAGAGCACTCGGCAGTTATTCCTTATGTCGTAAGCTCCAAGGAAAGTTGTACTGGGAAAAAATGTGAATTTTATGAAGCTTGTTTCACGCGTAAAGCCAGGGTTAACGCCATGGATGCCAAACTGGTGGTGGTTAATCATCATTTGTTTTTTGCTGACCGGTTATTAAAAGACACGGGGTTTGCTGAATTGTTGCCAGATCCTGATGTTGTCATATTTGATGAAGCTCACTTAGTTCCAGATATATGTATAAGTTATTTTGGAAATCATGTAGGTAGTCGTGAAATAGACAAGCTTCTTAATCAAATTATGACTATTCATAAGCAAAATATTCGAGATAGCATTCAATTAGAGCAGCTATCGCAACGAGCTTTGCTTCAATTAGGCAACTGGCATAATGAGATGTTTAACTTCGGTGCAACTGATTGGCGCCAAGTTTTAGCAAATAAAAGCTTAATGATGGCTAGTTGGCAATTGCATAAAATGTTGGCTGAATTAGCTAATAATATGCAGCATCATATAGGTAGAGACGAAGAGTTGGACATTGCTTTTGAACGTCTAATTGCATTAAATGACAAACTAAAAGATTATTTTGAGTGTCAAGATCCACAAGCCGCATATAGTATCGAATATGGTCCTCGATTTATTAGTTTACGGTCATCACCAATAAATGTTGCCAAGCAGTGTGAGCAATTATTTGATAAAAATACCAGCTGGATTTTTACTTCGGCTACTTTACAAGTGAATCGACAACTTGAGCATTTTGCTAAAGAATTAGGGCTTGTTAATTCAAAGCAAGTTATTTTAGACAGTCCGTTCGATTATCCTAATCAAGCCTTATTTTGTGTGCCACGCCATTTAGGTAAAGTGGGCCAAAACCAACAAAGTATAAAACGGCTGGTTGAAGTTTGTGTGCAAGCAATTAACGCGGCTCAAGGGCGAACTTTTATCTTATTTACTAGTCATCACATGTTAGAACAAGTGGCGCAGATGCTGAGAAGTCAAGTTGCCTACCCATTGCTAGTGCAAGGTCAAGCTAGCAAACAAAGTTTATTTAATAAGTTTAGGCAACTTGGTAATGGGGTCTTATTGGGAACAGGTAGTTTTTGGGAGGGGGTTGATGTACGTGGAAAATTACTAAGCTGCGTAATAATTGATAAATTACCCTTTGTGTCACCAGAAGATACTTTATATCGTGCAAGAGCTGCCAATGCTGAACGCCAAGGATTAGATCCCTTTACTCATATCTCGTTACCCCAAGCGGTTATCAGTTTGAAGCAAGGTGTTGGTCGGCTTATTCGTGATGAGAAAGATAGAGGGGTTTTGATCTTGTGTGATAACCGCATTGTTAATCGTGACTATGGACAAGCATTTATTAATTCATTGCCTCCTATGCAACGAACACGCGATTTAGATAGTGCATTGCACTTTTTAAAACAAATCCCATAA